The Dreissena polymorpha isolate Duluth1 chromosome 9, UMN_Dpol_1.0, whole genome shotgun sequence genome contains the following window.
CTTTGTGTTTTGGTCAAGATTTATTGTACTCtgtcatttttttagctcacctgatcattaagttattgccctttgtaagTTTGTAAATTTTTCATGTGTGAAATATTATTTCACAAGTATTGAGggattgaaataaaacataatattatattcatCTTAACTATGAATGGTATTCAACTGAAAATTAACACTTATACTAACACTATAGAAATCTTCAAGCTATAGGAAGTGCGGAATACAATGACCATAACTCTTGCTCAGATTTTTTGTAGTTATGCTCAATCGGTCGTTGTCCTTGGGGGTACTACTTTGATGAACCCTGGGTACTTATAAGTATACTAAGATGTACACAGGGTATAGAAACTACACTTAAATGTACTTGGGAATACTAACACTAAATTGACAATAAAAACAGCAACCATTTACAAATAGGCTCTTAAGTCCTGTGGTGTGCCTGGGAAAAGGCAAGCACATTTCTGAAATTCAACATCATGCCTTGTAATACTAGGAGGACAGGTTGTAAAGATTTATCAGTTCAGGGCAGTATAGTGGTGGGTGGTGTTATGGTGTTCTGCTGCATTGTGTTATCTACCAGACTTAATTGGTGTCTGTGAACAAGAGCTGTTATCTCAATCAAGGCAATTAAGTGGCTATAAAATCGATAACATTGCAGCCTGGAGAGTGCAGagagcttaacccatttatgccaagtggactctcccatccttctatattggatcaatttatttccaaaattagggatgtctagtatatttatttctatatttagaatatttcttacagaaattcgtttaagcaaacagcgcagaccctgatgagacgccgcatcatgggtATTCGCTGGTTgtcaagaccttttttctagacgctaggcataaacgggttaagaGTGTCATTACACTGTTGATTCATTCAATTTCTTGATATTAAATTGTGTGGAATcttaaaataaggcaaagtcatTAGATCTAAAGTTCATTGAAGTGATATTTTGTCAAAAATTACTGCCTGTTATAGGCTGTTTTCCTATGGCAGAAAAtacattttccccaaaatctgacATTACTTTCCCAAAACAGATGTcagtaaacaaatattttcatttgcatGTATATTTATGCAAACAAATGCAAGATGATTTTCATAAAATTCTAATTTCATGTTCCCCCCATTTTAAGAAAATAGGTTATACATGTTGAATTCagtcaaaatttaatttaattgttgatTACTTGATAATTaacagggcttactctgccattcaccaaattagccaatggctacaaataagaaaatttggctacacaaaattccatttggctacattttttttccattttctacATTTTCACCCTTAAAATATCCAGAAAAAAGatgatttaaaacataaaaaaggtaaatttggctaTAGAAAATGTTGAGCCATGCAGTGGGAGCCCTGATTGGGAACAGTGCTACATGTGTAGATGGATGCATATTTGTTGCCTGATgtacgcatgttcaatgggaataccATGGTCTTGTCAAATAGAGGCCCCATTCCAGGATTCTATTTATGAAGTCAGgtgcatgtttgtttaaaaaaattgtttgttttttatgaaatTCTAAGACAAAATTATAGTCAATATTTGCCCGATTTAGTTTTAAACGTAAATgaagtaaaatttatttattagctttaaatgttacaaagtcaaatactgtgaaaccattattaatcgtcaggcattaattttcaaaaatttcgtCAGtggaccgatcggcgaatttaagatcctaacgatcaatcatgctctatgtttgaacaaaaacaaacactaagttgaacaatattttaaaactttaccgtagacatgaggcattaaattccaacataatccatgcacacattcactgctgtttcgtaatcaagattaatctggttttgacacaaagggatgtagattacacaaggtacttaactgacacgttacacttctttaaaacgtgtgtgcagtacagctgtatcgaatgcattgacttcgtttatgtagactggtaatgaattagcgctaattgtttataactttattacccattaggtgcattgtgtttttcattggtgttgcatattagccatcacacagcaaatgccgatgaaagacaataaaccaaatgaaaagatgacgatgtgtgatcaattaacatgcttatttatcacaaattaataaagaatattttaattgctgtttgttgtttgattgtttgcgtttaaccacacttattactattttatatgtatcaatttatttatttttaaattatcgacattattgatttatataccggtagtttactttttaagaacaaacacacacatagagtttataattttaatgttgatatcagaataaaaaagcattttatttgaaaaaaaacacttaacaaattggaacctctttcgtataacacaaacagttttaaaatggtattgacagcattttaataaaaatcataccaactagaacacatacccaagaaaataaacaaaagtgactagtttgatttgcttgcaaaaaaatacttcatttcaTTTAGAGGGCAAAAAACAGGaaacaacattgtttcattaaCACAACATGGACAATTTTTTAAATCAGTCCAGctttaagactaattggcaattggcttcgttgttacaaacattcgttaacggttattcgattccacttgtccgctaatcataacaattaatgaacgtgtgaatggcatacattaagagggtccattactgtcccttgataacaaaagactagttaattggcatgtgacaaacaggccccacctcctgcagtgattctcaagtgtgttcccgcattcgtaccacgatttttcgcaactgcgattaatcgcgaatatgtattacacacaaatcggatagtgactgacgcattttttaaaaattcaaaatcagaaatcggcgaatttaagtgctgacgaaatcgtcatttttataaatatgacaaaattttgtgctgtcgaaaataaatgatttcacagtatcccagaaattttaataaaaatgtcacgATTTTTTTCTTTAAGCAGAAGTGACAAGAACAACAAACCAGCTACATTTACCTTTTGgaaaattgtatttgaaaaaaatttgGAAGGATCATTATTGTCGAACTCTGGCATAAATGTGAGGTTGAAGTCTGTTGTCATTTAATGTTTATCCACTgtataattaatttatgtttgacatAAGAAGAAAGTATATAAGTTTATATACATATCCCAAAGATACAAATAAGATTTGTATTCAGAGGCACTCATACAAGAGGATGTGATGAAATTATGACATAACAATGATCAAGTAAGAAGTTTAATTTGCAAGGAGAAATTATTTGCGTTATGCAATTTTGTTTGGGGATGCAACAATATTCTAGACCACGCCCATTACTGTAATTACTcttgttttcggacactcttagtTTTTTAAAaaccctcttttttagcaaaaataattatttttcgtgactcttaagtTTCTGACAGAATATTTTACcgcgctattctacagacttcggcccacatgttttcgcttatcttgtgatACTTTGATTATAgatttttacaaccagattaaggtCATATCTAATCTTGaagatgcatgcctgagggcagtggaccattacattcgcgtaatttggtaaataaccatgtattaATGGTTTGAAACAGTGTCATCCTATTAACGAAGCAGAATGTTTACTGTGTTCactttttattagctcacctgagcacaacgtgctcatggtgatctTTTGTGATCACATTTTGTCTGTCGTTAGTCGTCCGTCGTGCGgagtcaacattttgccttgtgaacactctagaggccacatttattgtccgatcttcatgaaactttgtcaagaacatttgtcccattgatacctcgcctgagttcgaaactgggtcatgctgggtcaaaatctaggtcactaggtcaaaaaaaagaaaatccttgtgaacactgtagaagtcacatttgatgccaaatcttcatgttactttgtcaaaatgtttgtcgaaatgaaatgttggttgagctcaaaaatggtttcggtccattgaaaaacatggccaccagggggcgtgacagtattccttatatggctatagagaaaccttgtgaacactctagaagtcacaatttttgcccaatcatcatgaatcttggtcaaataattggttttattgatatctcggacgagttcgaaaaaggtgaaaatggtccagatcggtaaaaaaacatggccgccagggggcggggcagttttctctatatttccttatatggctatagtaaaaccttgttgacactctagaggccacatttattttcagatcttcatgaaatttgctcagaagatttgtcccaatgatatcttggatgaattaaaaaatggtaacctttgcttgaaaaacatggctgcaaaggggcgggggcatttttcctaatatatggctatagtaaaatcttgttaacactctagagtccacatttattgtccaatcttcatcaaacttggtcagaagattcatcccaataatatcttggacgagttcaaaaatgatgccggttggttgaaaaacatggcccccagggggagggtcatttttccttatatggctatagtaataccttgtcaacactctagaggccacatttattatccaatcttcatgaaattttgtcagaagatttgtcttattgatatcttggatgagtttgaaaatggttacgtttgcttgaaaaacatggctgccaagagacggggcatttttccttatatggctatagtaaaatcttgttaacactctagagaccacatttatagtacgatcttcattaaactcggtcagaagattcatcccaataatatcttggaggagttaaaaaatgatgcaggttggttgaaaaacatggccaccacggtggcggggcatttttccttatatggctatagtaaaaccttgttaacactctagaggtcacatttatttccagatcatcatgaaactcagtcagaagatttgtcccaatgatatcttggatgagtttgaaaatggttttggttgctttaaaaacatggccaccagggggcgggggcatttttcctgatatggctataaacggctatagtaaaaccttattaacactctagaggccacattaattgtccaaacttcatgaaattttgttagtagattggtctcaatgatatcttggatgagtttgaaaataattatgtttgcttgaaaaacatggcttccaaggggcggggcatttttccttacatggctatagtacatgtaaaagcttgttaacactctagaggcaacatttactgtccgatctttatgaaacttggtcagaagattcatcccgataatatcttggacgagttcaaaaatgatgccggttggttgaaaaacatggctgccagggggcggggcattttccttatatggctatagtaaaaccttgtttacactgtagaagccacatttattttctgatcttcatgaaacttggttagaagatttgtcccaataatatcttgttatctcaggtaagcgactttgggcctttcaggctctcttgttctACACGTATaccatttcaggcaagagtaagcAAGGCtgtgaagttttatttatttttgttaagcaGAAATAGAAGAATTTATCACAAgaaattttttatgtcccccacccactatagtgggggacatattgtttttgccctgtctgttggttggttggtctgttggtttgcgccaacttaaacatttgcaataacctttgcaatattgaagatagcaacttgatatttggcatgcatatgtatctcatggagctgcacattttgagtggtggaaggtcaaggtcatccttcaaggtcagaggtcaaatatatgtggccaaaatcgctaattttatgaatacttttgcattattgaagatagcaacttgatatttggcatgcatgtgtatctcatggagccgcagattttgagtggtgaaaggtcaagttcaaggtcatccttcaaggtcaaaggtaaaaaaaaaaagcggcacagaaggggacatagtgtttctgacaaacacatttcttgttgtacattgtacattgatctattgcatttatttcaatgtaattatatttttcGGACACCTTAATTGTTGTATCTAAATATTCGGacacatgttatttaaaaaaaaatattttttgtatctcaATTTCCAGCCCTTCAAATATAACAATGTGATgaatacatataaattatttggATTAGAATATTTGGAATTTTCATTTTCTTCTCCATGATTGTTTAACTGCTTACCTAATTGTTTCATGTATGTTATCAAGCATTTTTTCTTTCAACGCATTGACATTATGACAATACCTCTCTTTTATTATCATGGGATAATTCATAGAACGGtgatataaattgtatttctCACTGTTTAAGGTGAAAGCTATGGAGAACTCAACGGTTACGGAACTATGCAACTCAAAAAGAAGACGCCATTGGGTAAGATACTCAGTAGTGAAACCCAGGCGCGCCCGGAGCGACGTCGCATTCCCATTGGTCTTCCAGAAGACTTCCGAAGAGTATCTGCTATTATTGACGTAGACATTGTGCCTGAAACCCATCGAAGAGTAAAGCTGATGAAGAACGGCTCTGATAAACCCCTGGGCTTCTACATCCGAGATGGTACCAGTGTCAGAGTCACGCCGCAGGGTGTTGATAAGGTTCCAGGTATTTTTATCTCCCGACTTGTGCCAGGTGGGCTGGCAGAAAGTACAGGTCTGTTGGCAGTGAATGATGAAGTGCTGGAGGTAAATGGTATCGAAGTGCACGGTAAGACACTAGATCAAGTCACGGATATGATGGTGGCTAACAGTTCTAATCTGATTATCACTGTGAAACCAGTAAACCAGCGATTGACGTTGGCCTCGTACCGGGGTGCGGTGGGACGAGGCTCGCAGATGTCCGCTGGGtcacatttgtcgtctgcttcgGGGCATTCGCGGCAATCTTCCAAGTCGTATGAAAGCGATCTCGTTGCAGAGCACGATGATGAGGACGAGGTTCAGGACTATTTGAACAAGAGTTCAAAAAGTGAACGCAGTGACAAATCTGACAAAAGTCGCAGCAACAACGAGGCCGGTGGTGAAAGAGTGGAAAAGTTGAAAAAAGTCGAGAAATTGTACAGAAGTGATCGAAGTAACAACAGTGGCAGGAGTAATGGAAGTGGTGAGCTGAAAGCCAACGGAAGTGGACGGCAGCAAAAGGAGGGTGGGACACAAAAATCAGAGAGTGACAGTCCCATTGTTACCCTTTAATCAAGTTTATCCTTTACATTTTCCTTACAAAATGTAGTGTGCCAaggaaaaacattttgttttaaaatggaatattttttttagctcacctgagcacaacgtgctcatggacgttgtgctcatggtgagcttttgtgatcgctttttgtccatcATCCGTTGtctgttgtgtggcgtcaacatttgccttgttaactctctagagggcacatttattgtccaatcttcatgaaatttggtcagcagattggtttcaatgatatgttggatgagttcaaaaatggttacgtttgcttgaaaaacatggctgccaaggggcggggcatttttccttatatggctaaatatggctatagtaaaatcttgttaaccctctagaggccacttttattgtctgttcttcataaaacttggtcagaagattcatcccaataatatcttggacgagttcgaaaatgatgccggttggttgaaaaacatggctgccaggggggcggggcatttttccttatatggctttagtaaaaccttgttaacactctagaggccacatttattttctgatcttcatgaaacttgctcagaagatttgtgccactgatatcttggatgagttcaaaaatggtaacctttgctttaagaacatggctttcaaggggcggggcatttttccttatgtggctatatatacatgtatggctatagtaaaatcttgttaacactctagaggccacatttattgtcctatcttcatgaaacttggtcagaagattcatcccaataatatcttggacgagttcgaaaatgatgccggtttgttgaaaaatatggccgccagggggcggggcagttttccttatatggctatagtaaaaccttgttaacactttagaggccacattgacATGTATTGtcctattttcatgaaacttggtcagaagattcatcccaataatatcttggacgagtttgaaaatgatgctggttggttgaaaaacatggctgccagggggcggggcattttccttatatggctatagtaaaaccttgttaacactctagaggccacatttattttccgatctttgtgaaacttggtcagaagatttgtcccaaaaatatcttgttatctaaGGTGCGCGACTTTGtgcctttcaggtcctcttgtttgAAGATAGAACAACAAATTAAGAGGtttaacttaatatatttttactTCTTAGTAATTTGTCTTC
Protein-coding sequences here:
- the LOC127843633 gene encoding partitioning defective protein 6-like isoform X2, with amino-acid sequence MSKVSKSSLRNESGVVEVKSKFDAEFRRFSVDRGKQHKFDEFHGIVERLHFLVDIPFIITYTDIHGDLLPINNDDNFHLALNTAKPALRINVQKKGESYGELNGYGTMQLKKKTPLGKILSSETQARPERRRIPIGLPEDFRRVSAIIDVDIVPETHRRVKLMKNGSDKPLGFYIRDGTSVRVTPQGVDKVPGIFISRLVPGGLAESTGLLAVNDEVLEVNGIEVHGKTLDQVTDMMVANSSNLIITVKPVNQRLTLASYRGAVGRGSQMSAGSHLSSASGHSRQSSKSYESDLVAEHDDEDEVQDYLNKSSKSERSDKSDKSRSNNEAGGERVEKLKKVEKLYRSDRSNNSGRSNGSGELKANGSGRQQKEGGTQKSESDSPIVTL